A genomic window from Myotis daubentonii chromosome 4, mMyoDau2.1, whole genome shotgun sequence includes:
- the LOC132232433 gene encoding histone H2B subacrosomal variant-like, whose protein sequence is MARSTKKTKCSRGHRNPSSRKKSHSCTDFNRNYSLYIRRVLKEVDPQRSISSGTLDIMNSVINDIFERISTQANNLMCFRNRCTLTHEDIQKAMYMLFPGKRAKYAVTFGSEAVQRYVHSKNNLPA, encoded by the coding sequence ATGGCCAGATCCACCAAAAAGACTAAGTGCTCCCGAGGACATCGAAACCCAAGCTCCCGAAAGAAATCACATTCCTGCACTGATTTTAACCGAAATTACTCACTCTACATCCGGAGGGTCCTGAAGGAAGTGGATCCCCAGAGAAGCATATCATCTGGCACCTTGGACATCATGAACTCCGTGATCAACGACATCTTTGAGCGCATTTCTACGCAAGCCAACAACTTGATGTGTTTCAGAAATCGTTGTACCCTCACCCATGAAGATATCCAGAAGGCAATGTATATGCTGTTTCCTGGGAAACGAGCTAAGTATGCAGTGACTTTTGGAAGTGAAGCTGTCCAAAGATATGTCCACTCCAAAAACAATTTACCAGCTTAA